A region from the Nymphalis io chromosome 9, ilAglIoxx1.1, whole genome shotgun sequence genome encodes:
- the LOC126770585 gene encoding cytochrome P450 9e2-like isoform X2: MIYILIWSAVLLAALTLYFRQTYSRFSDYGVRHMKVIPFFGNMGRVAFRMEHLTDQFDKIYKAFPNERFVGRFEFTKPTLVIQDLELVKKITIKDFEYFLDHRGFTDEKVEPLFGRNLLSLKGQEWKDMRSTLSPAFTSSKIKLMLPFIEEVGEQMIRTLKMKIKESDGFIDVDCKDLTSRSATDVIASCAFGLKVDSQTEKNNQFYEKGKSASTFKLRQMLLFFTLSACPFLVKVFKITIFSNKTRDFFIDLVLSTMKDREARSIIRPDMIHLLMEAKKGKLSHDEKGSDDINQDTGFATVEEPSIGKKTIDREWSDIDLVAQAVLFFIGGFESVSTSMSHTLRELALHPEIQERLAKEIKEHHAKNDGKLNFNSIQNMTYMDMVISEVLRLWPPAVALDRLCTKDYNMGKPNDTTEKYFIMRKGEVLWIPVWCFHRDPKYFPNPNKFDPERFSNENKHKINPMAYMPFGLGPRNCIGSRFALCEMKTLLYQILLHLKVSSSEKTVLSGRLANDSFNIRLAGGYWFRFKIRE; encoded by the exons atgatatatattttaatatggagTGCAGTGCTGCTCGCTGCTCTGACTCTATACTTTCGGCAAACATACTCCAGGTTTAGTGACTATGGCGTGAGACATATGAAGGTGATTCCCTTCTTTGGCAATATGGGGAGAGTAGCATTTCGGATGGAACATTTAACCGACCAGTTTGATAAGATTTACAAAGCTTTCCCGAACGAAAG ATTCGTTGGAAGATTTGAGTTCACAAAGCCTACATTAGTTATACAAGACCTTGAGCTGGTTAAGAAGATAACAATAAAAGACTTTGAATACTTCCTCGACCATCGCGGTTTCACAGATGAAAAAGTTGAGCCTCTGTTTGGACGCaacttattatcattaaaag GTCAGGAATGGAAAGACATGCGTTCAACTTTGAGCCCAGCGTTCACAAGCTCGAAGATAAAACTAATGTTACCCTTCATCGAGGAAGTGGGTGAACAAATGATAAGAACGTTAAAGATGAAAATCAAAGAATCAGACG GCTTCATCGATGTGGATTGCAAGGACTTGACATCACGTTCCGCTACTGATGTGATCGCGTCCTGTGCATTTGGTCTTAAGGTGGACTCACAAACTGAAAAGAATAATCAGTTCTATGAGAAGGGCAAATCGGCTTCTACTTTCAAATTACGACAAATGTTGCTATTCTTTACGCTATCGGCTTGTCCATTTCTTGTTAAG gtatttaaaataacaatattttcaaacaaaactaGAGATTTCTTTATCGACCTGGTGCTAAGTACAATGAAGGACAGAGAAGCTCGTAGTATCATAAGGCCTGATATGATCCATTTGCTCATGGAGGCTAAGAAAG GTAAATTGTCACACGATGAAAAAGGTAGCGATGACATTAACCAAGATACTGGATTTGCTACGGTTGAAGAACCGTCTATCGGCAAGAAAACTATTGACAGAG AGTGGTCTGATATCGATCTCGTGGCCCAAGCTGTCTTGTTCTTCATCGGTGGCTTCGAATCAGTATCAACTTCGATGTCACATACGCTGCGCGAGTTGGCCCTCCATCCTGAGATCCAGGAGAGACTTGCAAAGGAGATCAAGGAACATCATGCCAAAAATGACGGAAAATTGAACTTTAACTCGATACAGAATATGACTTACATGGATATGGTAATTTCAG aagtaCTCAGACTCTGGCCACCAGCTGTAGCATTAGATAGGCTTTGTACGAAAGATTACAATATGGGAAAACCTAATGACAcaactgaaaaatattttatc ATGCGAAAAGGAGAGGTTCTTTGGATTCCAGTATGGTGTTTCCACCGTGACCCTAAATACTTTCCTAATCCTAATAAATTCGACCCTGAACGCTTCTCTAACGAAAACAAGCATAAGATTAATCCCATGGCTTACATGCCTTTCGGTCTTGGACCCAGGAACTGTATTG gaTCAAGGTTTGCTCTTTGTGAAATGAAGACTCTATTGTATCAAATTCTCCTGCATCTTAAAGTTTCCTCATCAGAAAAGACCGTTCTCTCTGGAAGGCTTGCGAACGATTCATTTAACATAAGACTTGCAGGAGGCTATTGGTTTAGATTTAAAATCCGTGAATGA
- the LOC126770585 gene encoding cytochrome P450 9e2-like isoform X1, producing MRSTLSPAFTSSKIKLMLPFIEEVGEQMIRTLKMKIKESDGFIDVDCKDLTSRSATDVIASCAFGLKVDSQTEKNNQFYEKGKSASTFKLRQMLLFFTLSACPFLVKVFKITIFSNKTRDFFIDLVLSTMKDREARSIIRPDMIHLLMEAKKGKLSHDEKGSDDINQDTGFATVEEPSIGKKTIDREWSDIDLVAQAVLFFIGGFESVSTSMSHTLRELALHPEIQERLAKEIKEHHAKNDGKLNFNSIQNMTYMDMVISEVLRLWPPAVALDRLCTKDYNMGKPNDTTEKYFIMRKGEVLWIPVWCFHRDPKYFPNPNKFDPERFSNENKHKINPMAYMPFGLGPRNCIGSRFALCEMKTLLYQILLHLKVSSSEKTVLSGRLANDSFNIRLAGGYWFRFKIRE from the exons ATGCGTTCAACTTTGAGCCCAGCGTTCACAAGCTCGAAGATAAAACTAATGTTACCCTTCATCGAGGAAGTGGGTGAACAAATGATAAGAACGTTAAAGATGAAAATCAAAGAATCAGACG GCTTCATCGATGTGGATTGCAAGGACTTGACATCACGTTCCGCTACTGATGTGATCGCGTCCTGTGCATTTGGTCTTAAGGTGGACTCACAAACTGAAAAGAATAATCAGTTCTATGAGAAGGGCAAATCGGCTTCTACTTTCAAATTACGACAAATGTTGCTATTCTTTACGCTATCGGCTTGTCCATTTCTTGTTAAG gtatttaaaataacaatattttcaaacaaaactaGAGATTTCTTTATCGACCTGGTGCTAAGTACAATGAAGGACAGAGAAGCTCGTAGTATCATAAGGCCTGATATGATCCATTTGCTCATGGAGGCTAAGAAAG GTAAATTGTCACACGATGAAAAAGGTAGCGATGACATTAACCAAGATACTGGATTTGCTACGGTTGAAGAACCGTCTATCGGCAAGAAAACTATTGACAGAG AGTGGTCTGATATCGATCTCGTGGCCCAAGCTGTCTTGTTCTTCATCGGTGGCTTCGAATCAGTATCAACTTCGATGTCACATACGCTGCGCGAGTTGGCCCTCCATCCTGAGATCCAGGAGAGACTTGCAAAGGAGATCAAGGAACATCATGCCAAAAATGACGGAAAATTGAACTTTAACTCGATACAGAATATGACTTACATGGATATGGTAATTTCAG aagtaCTCAGACTCTGGCCACCAGCTGTAGCATTAGATAGGCTTTGTACGAAAGATTACAATATGGGAAAACCTAATGACAcaactgaaaaatattttatc ATGCGAAAAGGAGAGGTTCTTTGGATTCCAGTATGGTGTTTCCACCGTGACCCTAAATACTTTCCTAATCCTAATAAATTCGACCCTGAACGCTTCTCTAACGAAAACAAGCATAAGATTAATCCCATGGCTTACATGCCTTTCGGTCTTGGACCCAGGAACTGTATTG gaTCAAGGTTTGCTCTTTGTGAAATGAAGACTCTATTGTATCAAATTCTCCTGCATCTTAAAGTTTCCTCATCAGAAAAGACCGTTCTCTCTGGAAGGCTTGCGAACGATTCATTTAACATAAGACTTGCAGGAGGCTATTGGTTTAGATTTAAAATCCGTGAATGA